One part of the Mya arenaria isolate MELC-2E11 chromosome 3, ASM2691426v1 genome encodes these proteins:
- the LOC128228410 gene encoding steroid receptor RNA activator 1-like gives MSDSRVRPGNPDRVWNDPPMFNYTGSPSGGQPRRALNKRVAFPMSSNSTAPGHAVLKPSAGPPILNPVLPADIQGPPMAPQQAPVPIGLRDTPLGNQAPPSTQIQLLPPSTDVSMPQTVPVLVPLLVPSTQPLLVDSEKVVEPVPSSLDNERLEDLIARLSVTAESDLLKMTVKKLNEVLEGYSSILTKKVYEDITRKLEILQEKWPSLSETVKVRVVQLALALSSGETDKASHLQLALVVDHIAEVNQWVMGVKRLIQQQQLANKEKEIISENRMAALGEEDSSNQSDPHDTEKDEANNQSDVNQSGNSDNQSGTIDIQSDIADNQSQAGSDPVDISDSSKLDCVGNQTELKSCQNFDHTNNESITEQSNVENSEEGTNTSNQTEEASNVDNAS, from the exons ATGTCAGATTCACGAGTTAGACCAG GAAATCCTGACAGAGTCTGGAATGATCCGCCCATGTTCAACTACACCGGCAGCCCATCAGGTGGCCAGCCGAGACGAGCGTTAAACAAGCGAGTGGCTTTTCCAATGTCTTCAAACTCAACTGCACCTGGACATGCAG TGTTGAAACCCAGTGCAGGTCCACCCATATTGAATCCTGTGCTGCCAGCAGACATCCAAGGACCCCCTATGGCCCCTCAGCAAGCACCTGTTCCAATTGGTCTCAGAGACACACCCCTTGGCAACCAGGCTCCACCTTCCACCCAAATACAGCTCCTCCCACCATCAACTGATGTGTCAATGCCACAGACTGTTCCAGTTCTTGTGCCTTTATTGGTTCCCAGTACTCAGCCTTTGTTGGTTGATTCTGAAAAAGTTGTTGAGCCAGTTCCCAGTTCTCTGGATAATGAAAGGCTTGAAGATCTGATAGCCAGGTTGTCTGTGACTGCTGAATCTGACCTATTAAAAATGACTGTCAAAAAATTAAACGAGGTGCTTGAAGGATACTCAAGTATTTTAACA AAAAAGGTGTACGAGGACATCACACGTAAGCTTGAGATCCTGCAGGAGAAATGGCCATCACTGTCTGAGACTGTAAAGGTCAGGGTTGTGCAGCTGGCTCTAG CATTATCCAGTGGTGAGACAGACAAAGCCAGCCATCTACAGCTAGCACTTGTTGTTGATCACATTGCTGAG GTGAACCAGTGGGTGATGGGAGTGAAACGGTTGATACAGCAGCAACAGTTGGCCAACAAGGAGAAAGAAATCATCTCAGAGAACAGAATGGCTGCCCTGGGAGAAGAGGATAGCAGCAACCAGTCTGATCCCCATGATACAGAGAAAGATGAAGCAAATAACCAGTCAGATGTAAACCAGTCTGGCAATTCTGACAACCAGTCAGGAACTATTGATATTCAGTCAGACATTGCTGATAATCAGTCTCAAGCTGGTAGTGATCCAGTAGATATTTCTGATAGCAGCAAGCTTGACTGTGTTGGAAACCAGACTGAGTTGAAAAGTTGTCAGAATTTTGATCACACTAACAACGAAAGTATTACTGAACAATCTAATGTTGAAAACTCAGAAGAAGGCACAAATACTTCAAATCAAACTGAGGAAGCTAGTAATGTTGATAATGCATCTTGA